One genomic region from Benincasa hispida cultivar B227 unplaced genomic scaffold, ASM972705v1 Contig261, whole genome shotgun sequence encodes:
- the LOC120069167 gene encoding YTH domain-containing protein ECT4-like isoform X3, with amino-acid sequence MDAGTSISNVHPVNVYASHEPNIQYGGYGGSSTGAWDAYSQYVNADSFPVVSPVMYNDNPSIVFHSGYGFNPDMAYGQYSPVATPMPSVMLDGQLYSPQQVPFSPSYYPQQAAPGLPHGSSAVPVSPTEMISPESSTFDNMLYGPGTGFLLNFGSFGGGNLGSGSLASPAAAYPQPIGVLGSNDQNVGQVSLQQRPMHGFGLVSNAFDARYPLSSSYQGSNFGNASISYPAVNDRSRLTLEKDRGRDRDRDSISLFNDPHGIFSDRNRGPRALKAKGKGEQSAASGANKNDLSTSLISPDSYNRPNFATDYETAKFFIIKSFSEDNVHRSIKYKVWASTPHGNKKLDAAYREAKEMQGNCPVLLFFSVNASGQFCGVAEMVGPVDFEKNADYWQQDRWSGQFPVKWHIIKDVPNIRFRHVLLENNDNKPVTHSRDSQEVPLKQGIEMLKIFKDHDPRTSIIDDFDFYDERERILKERKTRQQLFATANSLNSLGGGSISPISDQFAQALRLDDNKKEKPEMEKGATSRIDASVSLDDPVK; translated from the exons GATATGGTGGAAGTAGTACTGGTGCTTGGGATGCTTATTCACAGTATGTAAATGCTGATAGTTTTCCAGTTGTATCGCCA GTTATGTACAATGATAATCCATCTATTGTCTTTCATTCTGGTTATGGCTTCAATCCAGATATGGCATATGGACAATATTCACCGGTTGCTACTCCTATGCCTTCTGTTATGTTAGATGGACAGCTATATTCTCCTCAACAAGTCCCATTCTCCCCATCATACTACCCACAACAAGCTGCACCTGGTTTACCTCATGGATCTTCTGCAGTTCCCGTTTCACCAACAGAGATGATATCACCTGAGAGTAGTACATTTGACAACATGCTATATGGACCAGGAACAGGTTTCTTGCTAAATTTTGGGTCCTTTGGTGGTGGAAATCTGGGTTCAGGCTCCTTAGCATCTCCGGCAGCAGCCTATCCACAGCCAATAGGAGTACTTGGTTCAAATGATCAGAATGTTGGGCAG GTTTCTCTACAACAGAGACCTATGCATGGGTTTGGATTGGTTTCAAATGCCTTTGACGCTCGGTACCCGTTAAGCAGTTCTTATCAGGGTTCTAACTTTGGCAATGCATCCATTTCATATCCTGCTGTAAATGACCGAAGTCGACTTACCCTTGAGAAGGACAGAGGAAGAGACAGGGATCGGGACTCAATTTCGCTCTTTAATGATCCACATGGCATCTTTAGTGACCGTAATCGGGGGCCACGAGCTTTGAAGGCCAAGGGAAAAGGCGAACAAAGTGCTGCATCTGGTGCAAACAAAAATGATTTATCAACCTCATTAATTAGTCCCGACTCCTACAATCGGCCAAATTTTGCTACAGATTATGAGACTGCCAAGTTTTTCATTATTAAATCATTTAGTGAAGATAATGTTCATAgaagtatcaaatacaaagtttgGGCTAGTACTCCACATGGTAACAAGAAACTGGATGCTGCTTACCGTGAGGCAAAAGAGATGCAAGGAAATTGTCCagttcttctctttttctcc GTTAATGCTAGTGGTCAATTTTGCGGTGTAGCCGAAATGGTCGGACCTGTTGACTTTGAGAAAAATGCAGATTATTGGCAGCAGGATAGGTGGAGTGGACAATTTCCTGTTAAGTGGCATATCATCAAAGATGTTCCTAATATTAGATTTCGGCATGTTTTACTTGAAAATAATGACAACAAACCTGTTACGCACAGCAGGGATTCTCAGGAG GTGCCACTGAAACAAGGTATTGAGatgttgaaaattttcaagGACCACGATCCTCGAACATCTATTATAGATGATTTTGATTTCTATGACGAGCGGGAGAGGATTTTGAAAGAAAGGAAAACAAGACAGCAACTATTTGCAACTGCAAATTCTCTAAATTCACTTGGTGGTGGATCCATTAGCCCAATTTCTGATCAGTTTGCTCAAGCCCTTCGACTTGATgataataagaaagaaaaaccaGAAATGGAAAAGGGTGCAACATCTAGAATAGATGCTTCAGTTTCACTTGATGATCCGGTAAAGTAA